One genomic window of Solanum dulcamara chromosome 12, daSolDulc1.2, whole genome shotgun sequence includes the following:
- the LOC129877145 gene encoding CASP-like protein 5A1: MMSRPAVHPVDTPPMTVAAPRVRMKDLQGTPGTLGSLFLRLCQLVFAVISVCVMVTTSDFPTVTAFSYLVAAVGLQIIWSLVLAIADVYAILVKRSFRNAAVVSLFAIGDGITSTLTFAAACASAGITVLISNDLEKCKVNHCTRFMSATAMAFLSWFAASPSFFMNFWSLASR, from the exons atgatGAGTCGGCCGGCGGTGCACCCAGTGGACACTCCGCCGATGACCGTCGCGGCACCGAGGGTGAGGATGAAGGACTTACAAGGCACGCCTGGTACTCTTGGAAGCCTCTTTCTACGATTGTGTCAGTTGGTGTTTGCTGTTATCTCTGTCTGTGTCATGGTTACCACCTCTGATTTCCCCACCGTCACCGCATTCAG CTACCTTGTAGCTGCTGTTGGATTACAGATTATTTGGAGCCTTGTACTTGCTATTGCCGATGTATATGCAATTTTGGTGAAAAGAAGTTTTAGAAATGCAGCAGTTGTCAGTCTATTTGCCATTGGTGATGGG ATCACTTCTACTCTGACATTTGCTGCTGCCTGTGCATCAGCTGGAATTACAGTTCTTATTAGCAATGATCTTGAGAAATGCAAAGTTAACCACTGCACAAGATTTATGTCAGCTACAGCAATGGCATTTTTAAGCTGGTTTGCTGCATCACCATCCTTCTTCATGAACTTTTGGTCTCTGGCTTCTCGCTAG